A genome region from Anaerobacillus alkaliphilus includes the following:
- a CDS encoding LysE family transporter — MSVILGYIFLGLSLAAPIGPVNAAQLDRGIKNGFFHSWLVGLGATIADGVYMLLVFLGVVHFLEIPFMQTFLWLFGFFVLVYTGFESILGAKEAASMDPVERTKESYSKSFFSGFFISLFNPLTILFWLGIFGSVLAKTVNNNDMSTVILYTGAIFIGITVWDLTMAMLSSNLRRFLTSKFLVTISVLSGISLIGFGVYFGIQAATVLFS; from the coding sequence ATGAGTGTTATTTTAGGTTACATATTTTTAGGACTGTCATTAGCAGCACCAATTGGTCCTGTAAATGCTGCCCAGCTGGACCGTGGTATTAAGAATGGTTTCTTCCATTCTTGGCTTGTGGGACTTGGGGCCACGATCGCAGATGGAGTTTACATGCTGCTCGTATTTTTAGGAGTCGTCCATTTTCTTGAAATTCCATTTATGCAGACATTTCTTTGGTTATTTGGTTTCTTTGTGTTGGTCTACACTGGGTTTGAAAGCATCCTTGGTGCGAAAGAGGCTGCATCAATGGACCCTGTTGAACGAACTAAGGAATCATATTCTAAATCCTTCTTTTCTGGCTTCTTCATCTCTTTGTTCAATCCACTAACAATCTTGTTTTGGTTAGGTATTTTCGGTTCTGTGTTAGCTAAAACCGTGAATAACAATGACATGTCAACCGTCATCTTATACACTGGAGCAATCTTTATTGGGATTACTGTATGGGACCTAACAATGGCAATGTTATCGAGTAATTTACGACGTTTCCTCACCAGTAAGTTCCTAGTTACGATATCTGTTCTGTCTGGAATTTCTTTAATTGGTTTTGGCGTGTACTTTGGCATTCAAGCTGCTACTGTTTTATTTTCGTGA
- a CDS encoding amino acid permease produces the protein MKSTSKEKTQEKPLLWWQLSLLGVACTIGTGFFLGSSIAINMAGPSVLLSYALAGLGTYFVYEALAKMMIADPQKGSFRTYAKQAYGRWAGFSSGWVYFLSEMLIMGSQLTALSIFTKFWFPDIPLWIFACIYAVLGLLVILAGSKGFDRIENLLAVLKLAAIVMFIILAIIALIGLFGGANDPNALPRTYEDVFPRGVRGFLPSLIFGFYGFGGIEIIGLLAIRLNDMKESLKAGKVMLISLTGLYVASIGLSLVMVSVNKITNDTSPFVTALANYNVPFMTHIFNGVFIIAGFSTMVASFFAVIRILVTLSEDEDAPAGLAKRIKNGTIAINAILLTTTGIIVSIILAIIMPGKIYEYITTAAGLMLLYNWLFIIGSYGKIHEVTTGDNVKRFVGVALVMLAVFGTLFDALSRPGFFVSIAFVGIIAIVTLFMKQHWKKPKKPKMPSVFTKIKQ, from the coding sequence TTGAAATCAACATCTAAAGAGAAGACACAGGAAAAACCATTACTTTGGTGGCAACTCTCTCTGTTAGGGGTTGCTTGTACAATTGGGACAGGCTTTTTCCTTGGTTCAAGTATTGCCATTAATATGGCGGGACCTTCTGTTTTGCTTTCTTATGCATTAGCTGGTTTAGGAACTTATTTTGTTTACGAAGCTCTCGCGAAAATGATGATTGCCGATCCACAAAAAGGATCATTTCGTACATATGCAAAACAAGCTTATGGCCGTTGGGCTGGCTTTAGTAGCGGTTGGGTGTATTTCCTTTCAGAAATGTTAATTATGGGAAGTCAGTTAACTGCTTTATCAATCTTTACAAAATTTTGGTTTCCAGACATTCCTTTGTGGATTTTTGCTTGTATTTACGCAGTGTTAGGATTGTTAGTCATTTTAGCTGGTTCTAAAGGATTTGACCGTATCGAAAATCTACTAGCCGTCCTAAAGCTTGCGGCGATCGTCATGTTTATTATTTTAGCGATTATTGCGCTTATTGGATTATTTGGAGGTGCTAATGATCCAAATGCCCTTCCAAGAACATATGAGGATGTTTTCCCACGTGGCGTTAGAGGCTTTTTGCCATCACTAATCTTTGGATTTTATGGATTTGGTGGAATTGAAATTATTGGGCTTTTAGCCATTCGCTTAAATGACATGAAAGAATCACTAAAGGCCGGAAAGGTCATGTTAATATCCCTTACCGGCCTTTATGTAGCTTCAATTGGATTATCATTAGTTATGGTTTCTGTCAATAAAATTACGAATGACACAAGCCCCTTTGTTACTGCTTTAGCTAATTATAACGTTCCGTTTATGACTCATATTTTTAATGGCGTATTTATTATCGCCGGGTTTTCAACAATGGTTGCTTCGTTTTTTGCTGTGATTCGAATTTTAGTTACATTATCAGAGGATGAAGATGCACCTGCTGGCTTAGCAAAACGGATTAAAAACGGGACAATAGCTATTAATGCCATCTTGCTAACGACTACAGGGATTATCGTATCAATTATTTTAGCAATTATTATGCCTGGCAAGATTTATGAATATATTACAACCGCTGCCGGTCTAATGTTGTTGTACAATTGGCTATTTATCATCGGTTCCTATGGTAAAATTCATGAAGTTACGACTGGTGATAATGTGAAACGTTTTGTCGGTGTTGCTCTCGTCATGTTGGCAGTATTCGGAACCTTGTTTGATGCTCTTAGTCGACCTGGTTTCTTTGTAAGTATCGCATTTGTTGGCATCATTGCCATTGTCACACTCTTCATGAAGCAACATTGGAAAAAACCGAAGAAACCGAAGATGCCATCTGTTTTCACGAAAATAAAACAGTAG
- a CDS encoding SIMPL domain-containing protein: MFNSLKCLKVTGEGTISVTPDQANITLGAITENRNLQQAQEENTTIISNVITGLVQLGIRKENIQTVVYRIETLYDYQDGTQIFRGYRVNHQLLIKVEEIDQTGRVVDLAVSLGANSVTNIEFTVAQPEVYYHHALQMALHNATQKALSLTSQLPVNLNPIPYKIEEVSVHPSPPIPYVTPMLAKAETTPIQPGEITISSTIKVEYQYY; the protein is encoded by the coding sequence ATGTTCAATTCGTTAAAATGTCTTAAGGTTACTGGTGAAGGAACTATTTCAGTCACACCCGATCAAGCAAATATAACCCTGGGTGCTATCACAGAAAACCGAAATCTTCAGCAAGCCCAGGAAGAAAATACAACCATTATCTCTAACGTTATTACTGGCCTTGTGCAACTTGGAATAAGGAAAGAGAACATTCAAACGGTTGTCTATCGAATTGAAACCCTATACGATTATCAAGATGGGACCCAAATTTTCCGGGGCTATAGAGTAAACCATCAACTATTAATTAAAGTGGAAGAAATTGATCAAACTGGTCGAGTTGTAGATCTTGCCGTAAGTCTTGGAGCAAATAGCGTAACGAACATTGAATTCACAGTGGCCCAGCCTGAAGTTTACTATCATCATGCACTTCAAATGGCACTTCATAACGCTACTCAAAAAGCACTGTCTTTAACATCCCAATTACCAGTTAACCTTAACCCTATTCCATATAAGATTGAAGAAGTATCAGTACATCCTTCTCCTCCTATTCCTTATGTAACACCCATGCTAGCCAAAGCTGAAACGACTCCAATTCAACCAGGTGAGATAACAATTTCCTCAACAATTAAAGTAGAGTATCAGTACTATTAA
- a CDS encoding winged helix-turn-helix domain-containing protein, with amino-acid sequence MGEKITIEQSKLLGNATRVKIISTIAETPRTAKQVATILGQSPGNIHYHMKQLFEGGLVDLVETKEINGITEKYYQSKAKWFDGGPDTSDPALAENFQSDFSTKLNLRLQLTEEERDQLTEEFKALLEKWVKQTGKNENAKEYAIGIQIVDTVEKE; translated from the coding sequence ATGGGTGAAAAAATAACGATAGAACAATCAAAATTATTAGGGAATGCGACGAGGGTGAAGATTATTAGTACGATTGCTGAGACACCGAGGACTGCAAAACAGGTAGCTACAATTTTGGGTCAATCTCCAGGGAATATTCATTATCACATGAAGCAACTATTTGAGGGTGGGCTAGTTGATTTAGTCGAGACAAAGGAGATTAACGGTATCACTGAAAAGTATTATCAATCGAAAGCGAAATGGTTCGATGGAGGTCCAGATACTAGTGACCCGGCTTTAGCAGAAAACTTCCAATCAGACTTTTCTACGAAATTGAATTTACGCTTACAGCTAACCGAAGAAGAAAGAGATCAATTGACAGAAGAGTTTAAGGCATTATTAGAAAAATGGGTAAAACAAACTGGGAAAAATGAAAATGCAAAAGAATATGCGATTGGTATTCAAATAGTTGATACGGTAGAAAAGGAGTAG
- a CDS encoding MFS transporter: protein MSSYLSIFQNRNFRALFFGRIITNIGDSLYAVAAMWLVFELGGSTLYTGLAGFLSFFPRIIQFLSGPLIDRYALKSILVITQFIQCILLLIIPVAAYFDFLSVTLVLIVTPIITTFNMFVYPAQSAALPKILEDHQLMKGNSLFTFAYQGVEMSFNAIAGILIASVGAVTIYFIDSLTFLIGLLIFLQIRLPDNRIHSKEKDLKQFIRTYHNELLEGAQLLFKTFLSRLLLGAIVLNMVIGATFVVLPAYASEQGGPEIYGFLLMAAALGSLMGALLAPFLKLERFKIGSVYAGAFGLAGILWALSMIMPWTWLTILVFGLGWAPGGATNILINTVIQRVIPKEMLGRVFSTAVSMSGIAMPIGSLLGGVIGAFVGSTVIIFTSGLIVIGIAIFWMVDKVSRTIPSGEELNSSHLKLKNNSKLTFTA from the coding sequence ATGAGCAGTTACTTATCGATTTTCCAAAACAGAAATTTTCGCGCACTATTCTTTGGCAGAATTATCACAAATATCGGTGATAGTCTTTACGCCGTAGCAGCGATGTGGTTGGTATTTGAATTGGGTGGCTCGACCTTATATACAGGCTTAGCTGGCTTTCTTTCATTTTTCCCAAGAATTATTCAATTTTTATCAGGTCCGCTGATCGATAGATATGCGCTAAAGTCGATCTTAGTTATCACCCAATTCATTCAATGTATCTTGTTATTAATCATACCGGTTGCAGCTTATTTTGATTTTTTAAGTGTGACGTTAGTGTTAATTGTTACCCCTATTATTACGACTTTCAATATGTTTGTGTACCCAGCTCAATCCGCAGCCCTTCCGAAAATACTTGAAGATCATCAGTTAATGAAAGGTAACTCACTGTTTACTTTTGCTTACCAAGGTGTTGAAATGTCCTTTAATGCCATTGCCGGGATCTTAATAGCAAGCGTTGGTGCAGTGACCATCTATTTTATAGATTCTTTGACCTTTCTTATAGGTTTGCTAATTTTTCTACAGATTCGTCTCCCAGATAATAGAATTCATTCAAAAGAGAAAGATTTAAAACAATTTATACGAACCTATCATAATGAATTGCTTGAAGGTGCTCAATTGTTGTTTAAGACATTCTTATCTAGATTGCTATTAGGGGCCATTGTCTTAAATATGGTCATTGGTGCCACCTTTGTTGTCTTGCCAGCCTATGCCTCTGAGCAAGGAGGACCAGAGATATATGGGTTTCTTTTAATGGCAGCAGCACTCGGTTCGTTAATGGGTGCCTTGCTTGCGCCATTCCTAAAATTAGAACGATTTAAAATTGGTAGTGTATATGCTGGAGCCTTTGGTTTAGCAGGTATTTTATGGGCATTATCTATGATTATGCCATGGACTTGGCTTACAATCCTTGTGTTTGGCTTAGGGTGGGCTCCAGGTGGGGCGACGAATATCCTCATCAATACGGTCATTCAAAGGGTCATCCCTAAAGAAATGTTAGGAAGAGTATTTTCAACCGCTGTTAGCATGAGCGGAATTGCGATGCCAATTGGTTCGTTACTCGGTGGGGTTATTGGTGCGTTTGTAGGTAGTACCGTAATTATTTTCACGAGTGGACTTATTGTAATAGGTATTGCAATTTTTTGGATGGTTGATAAGGTATCACGAACCATTCCTTCTGGGGAAGAATTAAATTCTTCTCACTTAAAATTAAAGAATAATTCAAAACTTACCTTTACAGCGTAA
- a CDS encoding YhbD family protein — MEEQLISKKDLLNETGISYGQLYRWKRKNLVPEDWFIRKSTFTGQETFFPRDKILERIDKIINLKDGLSLDELADMFSGSPTDLRLSKEELVKRNIVSSTSLDIFSEQFGLINDFSFDFILYVYVLDELLLSGEISLQESKQVLQTLKDHYPKTKERSCELVLIRKMGIAIVLLVPTSEQLFIEGTAKIAVRLPLSKVIERLKKKVLIGG, encoded by the coding sequence ATGGAAGAGCAATTAATCTCAAAGAAAGACCTGCTAAACGAAACGGGAATTTCTTACGGTCAACTGTACCGCTGGAAGCGGAAAAACCTTGTACCAGAAGATTGGTTTATACGAAAATCTACATTTACGGGGCAGGAGACGTTTTTTCCCCGAGATAAAATTCTCGAGAGAATTGATAAAATTATAAATTTGAAAGACGGCTTATCTCTTGATGAGTTGGCCGATATGTTTTCGGGAAGTCCAACAGATCTCAGGTTATCAAAAGAGGAATTGGTGAAACGAAACATTGTTTCGTCAACTTCGCTAGATATATTTTCTGAGCAATTCGGATTAATCAATGACTTCTCATTTGATTTTATTTTATATGTGTACGTACTAGATGAACTGCTCCTTAGTGGCGAAATCAGTTTGCAAGAGTCTAAACAGGTACTACAAACGCTCAAGGATCATTATCCAAAGACAAAAGAGCGAAGTTGCGAGTTAGTGCTAATCCGAAAAATGGGGATAGCGATCGTCCTGTTAGTACCTACTAGTGAACAATTATTTATTGAAGGAACAGCTAAGATTGCCGTT